In the genome of Lysobacter sp. 5GHs7-4, the window GCTTCGCGCACCACGCCCTGGAACTCGGCGATGCTCAGCTGGCGGGCGAGATCGCTCGTGCCTTTCGCATCCGCGGCCCGATAGATCGCATCGTCGTCTATGGCGATCTCCAGGTCTTCCTCGACCGCTATGATGATTTCGACGATATCCAAAGCGTCGCCCGGGCTCGCCTGCTCGGCATAGGACCGGTCCACCCGCAGTCGCGCCACGGGGATGCCCAGGATCATGGACGATTGTTTGAGCACCGAGGCGTCCGCGCGTTGCTGCGCGTTGGTCGCCGCACGAGGTGTCGCCTGCGCGTCCAGGACAAGAGCCGGAACGAACAGCAGGGCGACGCCGAGGTAGAAAGAAGCGCGCATCGTCGGTAATAGTCCTCGCGGCCCGCCCTCACGCGCGGGCCGTTCGCGTTTCCGGGGTCAGCCGGGGAGCTTGCCCTTGAGCGCGTTCCGCGCCGCATTGGCCTGGTTGGCGTCGGAGAACTTGGGCAGCAGGACGTGCCCGCCCAGCGTGACGATCTCAAACGTCGAGGCGACGGCGCCGGCGACGCCGGTCGGGTGTACGGGCCCCAGCGCGGCGATCTGGCGCGGGTCGATCAGGTAGCCAGCAACGTCAGTCCACATGGGGCGGTCCTTCCTGTTGGGTGGGTGGATGGTAGGGCGTTGGCCGCGGCCTTCAAGGCCCGGCCCATCTTGCGCTCATATCTCGTAGCGGTAGGCGCAGGACATCTTGATGTCGCGCACATAGTCGTCGTAGAGGTAGCTGTCGCCCGAGGCCGTGTGGCGCGACGGCCGCAGCGCGGTCAGTTTCGCGACGAAGCGGGCGTCGATGCCGTACGGCAGGTTCGTGGCCTTTACCGTGGCCGGTAGGGCGTAGAGCGTGGTCTCGAATCCACGCGACTTGATGCTTAGGGCGAACACGCCCTCGGTCAGGGATTCGACCAGCGTGGTTTCGGAGCTCGCATCGCTGAGCGTGTAGCGGTGCTCGCGGCTGGAAACGACCAGGGACAGGGTTTCCTCGGTCGCGGGTATCGTGCCGTCGAGCTGCATGCTCGATCCCTTGGTCAGGGGCGTGCATTTGAGGCTGGCCGGGGCCGAGCCGGCGTACGCGTAGCCTTGGAAAACGCAGGCTAGGGTCGAGCAGACCAACAGACAGCCAAAACGCATCGTGTATCTCCGACTTGGTTCGATGGAACGCGTATGGAACCGTGGGCGGGTTCGGCTCCGAGCGAGACAAGGTGTTTCCGTCCGAATCGGCACTCACGGGATGAGCGCCGGCGACTCTCCACAAATTTCGTAAGGCGTAGGGTTAGGCTCTGTGCATGCTCGTCATGATCGGCACGCACCGAATTCGTCGCGCATCACTCGCGATCCAGCGCCGTCAGCAGCTCATGCTGACGCAGCTGAAAGTACGCGAACAGTGCGAAGCCCGGCAACAACGCCGAAACCGCGCCGTACAGGATCGCGTTCTTGCCCATCGCCTTGGCGGATTTAGCCAGGTGCCAGGCGACCCAAAGGTTGAGCAGCGACATCGCGATCAGCACGGGCTCGACGGGAAATCCAAGTTGTCCGAGCGCGAATGCCGAGACGAGGCCCACGGCGAACTCGATGAAAAGCAGGCGCAGCGCGGCGGCCAGATTGGGCTCGACAGGACTGAAGAAGGCGGAATCGAACATTAGCGCCTCCGATTCGGGGCAGTGACCACAAGGCTGAATCTGGCGACGTCTCGTCGCCTATCCGCCGCGCAAAGCGCGCGCCGCCTCCTCCCAATGCTCCCCATCGAAGGTATGCACCGGCAGCGAAGCCAGGTCCACGCCGTCCAGGCAACGGATGTTGACCACCCACACGCTGGGGTCCAGACGCGGCCGCGAGAACGGCGAGATGCCGCAGTGCCGGCACGAGTAGTGCTTCGCGGTCATGGTGTTGAACTGGTACAGCTGCAGATCCGATTCGTCGCTGAGGATGCGCAGGTTGGCGTCGGCGGTACCGTGCCAGAGCGCGCCCTTGCGGCGGCAGATCGAGCAGTTGCATTCGATCGCGTACTTGAGCTCGCCTTCCAGCTCGAAGCTGACGCGGCCGCAATGGCAGGAACCACGGTAGGTCTGGGGCATGGGCGCGCGCTCCTGGCTCGCTCGTTGGCATCGGTGCGCATCGATCATAAAGCGCGGCATCCGATTACCTGAAACTCGGAGTTTTCCTAGCCCGCGCCGGGGTGGCCGCCGATACAGCGGCACCGATCGCCTTCCTAAGCTGGACGCACTGGATCGTGCGCGGGGCAGGGATGAGGAAGGCGGGTGCGAGCGATGAGGCGACGGTGGCCGCGCTGGGTCCGGCGGTCGCGGTGGGCCTGCTGGCCGGCGTGTCCTGCGGCCTCGCGGCGCCGTCCCTGCCGCCGCTGTGGGCGCTGCTGGCCGGGCTCGCGTTCGGCTTGCTCGGTTGGCTGCGCAGCCGCGGCCTGGGCCGCTGGCTGGGCGCCGTCGCTTTCGGCGCGGCCTGGGCGGGGTTGCACGCGACCTACGCCTTGTCCCTGCAACTGCCGCCGCAGTGGGAGCGCAAACAGGCGACGGTCTCGGGCCGCATCGTCGAGCTGCCGGTGCACGAGGTGCGCCGCACGCGCTTCGCGTTCCGCGTCGATGGCGATGTCGGGCAGCCGGAGCCCCTGCGCGGCCGGCTGTTGCGCCTGTCCTGGTACGGCGAGGACCGCCAGCAACGATCGGTGCTGCGTGCCGGGCAGCGTTGGCAATGGCGGCTGCGCATGCGCGCGCCGCGCGGCCTGCGCAATCCCGGCGCGCCCGACGCGGAAAAGTACGCCTTGATGCAAGGGCTGAGCGCCAACGGTTACCTGGTCGCCGTGGATCAGGCGCGACTGTTGGCGCCGCCGAGCGGGCTGGAAGCCTTGCGCGAGCGTCTGTCCGATCGTATCCAGGCCGCCGTCGCCGCTTCCTCGTCGCGTTACGTGCGCGCGCTCGCGCTGGGCGATACGCGCGCCCTGGATGAGCGCGACTGGGAGGTGCTGCGTGCGAACGGGCTGACCCATCTGATCGCCATCTCGGGTTTCCATGTCGGTCTGGTTGCGGGTTTCTTCGCGCTGGTCGCGCGCGGCGTCTGGCGCCTGTGGCCGGCGCTGGCGCGGCGTTGGCCGCGTCCGGTCGCGGCGGCCCTGGCGGCCACGCTCGGTGCGCTCGCGTACGCGGCGCTCGCAGGTTTCGCGCTGCCGACCGTGCGTACCTTGCTGATGATCGTGGTCGTTGCCGGCGTGCGCACCACGCGGCGTCCGTTCGCGGGCGCCGGCGCGCTGGCGCTGGCGGCGATCGCGGTCCTGCTGGTCGATCCGCTGGCCTTGCTGGGCGCCGGCTTCTGGTTGAGCTTCCTGGGCGTCGCCTGGTTGCTGTGGTGCCTGCCGCGCGCCGGGCCGCGGCCTTCGCTGCTGCGCGAGTTCCTGTCGGCTCAGGGCGTGGCTACGCTGGGCCTGCTGCCGGCCTGCGCGGTGCTGTTCGGCCAGGCCTCGCTGGCCGGCCCCTTCGCCAACTTGGTCGCGGTGCCGTGGTGGAGCCTGGTGGTGGTGCCGCTGGCGCTGATCGGCACCGGCCTGGACCTGGTCTGGACGGGGGCGGGCGAGGGCGCCTGGCGCCTGGCGGCGTCCTGCTTCGATCTGAGCTGGCCCTTGTTCGAGCGCCTCGCCGGCAGCGGCCTGGCCTTGTGGTGGCTGCCGGAAGCGGCCTGGTATGCCTTGCCCTTGGCCCTGCTGGGCGCGTTCTGGCTGCTGCTGCCGCACGGCGTGCCCGGCAAGCCGCTGGCATTGCTGCTGTGGCTGCCGTTGCTGTGGCCGGACCGGCACCTGCCCGGGCCTGGCGAGGCCGAGTTGACCGTGATCGACGTCGGTCAGGGCTTGTCGGTGCACGTGCGCACCGCGCGCCATGATCTGCTGTACGACTTCGGCCCGGCTACCGCGGACGGCTACGACGCCGGCGAGCGCGCGGTCGTGCCCACGCTGCATGCGCTGGGCGTGCGTTCGCTGGACCGGCTGGTGGTCAGCCATGCCGACAACGACCATGCCGGCGGGCTGGAGGCGGTGGCACGGGTGTTCCCCAGCGGCGATCGGCGCGCGCCGGACGGCGCGGGCATCGCGCTGGCGCGGGCCTGCGTGGCGGGGCAGGCCTGGACCTGGGACGGCGTGCGCTTCCGCTTCCTGCATCCGTCGCCGCATTTCCCCTACCTGCGCAACGAGTCCAGTTGCGTGTTGCGCATCGAAACCCGGCACGGCGCGGTGCTGCTGACCGGCGACATCGGCGAGGTGGTCGAGCGCGATCTGGTCCGGCGCGATCGCGAGCGCGGCCGTCGCGACCTGCACGCCGACGTGGTGCTGGTGGCGCACCACGGCAGCCGCGGCTCTTCGGATCCGGCCTTCGTCGCCGCCACGGGCGCCCGCCACGCGTTGATTTCCAGCGGTTACGGCAATCGCTACGGCCATCCCAAGCCGCAGGTCGTGGCGCGTTGGCGCGCGGCCGGCGCGACGGTCTGGGACACCGCCCGCGGCGGCGCCCTGCGACTGCGCCTGGGCGCTGCAGGCTTAAGGCTGGAAACGCGACGTCAGGCACATCCGCGCCTGTGGGACGCGGCCCGACGGGTGGAGGCCGCGCCGGCTGGGCTATCCTATCGGCCAGATTGAAGCGGCCGCATGGGCCGGAGGTTCGCGAGTGCTGGAACTGATCAAGGCCGGCGGTTGGCCGATGATCCCGCTGTTGCTGCTGTCGGCCGTCGCGCTGGCGATCATCATCGAGCGGTTGTGGACGCTGCGGCGCAAGGCGGTGCTGCCGCCGGAGCTGGGCAAGGAAGTCCGCGCCTGGGCCGGTCGCGGCAAGCTCGACCCGGCCCACATCGAGTCCCTGCGCGCGACCTCGCCGCTGGGGGCCCTGCTGGCCGCGGCCCTGGACGTGCGTGGGCGCCCGCGCGACGAGATCCGCGAGCGCATCGAGGACGTGGGCCGCCACCTGGTCCACCGCATGGAGCGCTACCTCAACACCCTCGGCACGATCTCGGCCGCTGGTCCGCTGCTGGGCCTGTTCGGCACCGTGGTCGGCATGATCCAGATGTTCCTGGGCATCCTCGATCACGGCATCGGCGACGTGAACCAGCTTGCCGGCGGCATCGGCAAGGCCCTGGTCTGCACCGCGGCCGGCATGATCGTGGCGATTCCGGCGCTGATCGCGCACCGCTGGTTCCGCGGGCGCATCGCCGAGTACATCGTGGCGATGGAGCATGAGGCGATCCAGCTGCTCGACACCCTGGACACGCGCACCGCCGTGCGCCCGGCCGCCGCCGCGCAGCCGGCGCCGGTGCAGCCGCAGGCCGCGGGCTGAGGCAGGACGGCATGCGCATACGCGACCACCGCGCCGACGACGAACCGGAGATCAACCTGGTTCCGCTGATCGACGTGATCCTGGTGCTGATCATCTTCTTCGTGGTCACTGCCACCTTCGATGCGCGCTCGGTGCTCAAGCTGGAACTGCCGCGCGCCAGCGGCGAGCCGGTCAGCGACGCGTCCAAGGCGCTGATCGTGCTGGTCAACGCCGACGGCCGTTACTTCGTCGACGATCGCGAAGTGCTGCGCGACGACCTGGAATCGCTGAAGACCACCATTGCCGAGGTCGCCGGCAGCGACCGCGACCGCCAGGTGATGCTGCGCGCCGACGCGCGCACGCCTTATCAGGCGGTGGTGACGGTGTACGACGCGCTGGGCCAGCTCGGCTTCCGCCGCATCATGAGCGCGACCGCGCCGCCGGCCGGCGCCGCTCCCGCCGAGGGCAAGCGGTGACCGCCCAGGTCTCGCCCTGGCAGACCTACCGCCGCCTGCTCGGCTTCGCCCGTCCCTACGGCGCGTTGCTGTGGCTGGCGCTGTTCGGCATGTTGATCGAAGCGGCCGCCGCCGGCGTGTTCACCACGCTGATGACGCCGATCATCAACATCACCTTCATCGAGAAGGAAAAGTCGCTCAGCAACCTGCTGCCGGCGGCCATCGTCGGTCTGTTCCTGCTGCGCGGCATCGCCGGCTACCTCACCGACTACAACATGGCCAAGGCCGGCCGCAGCATCGCCCGCGACATGCGCGTGAACGTGCTGGGCAAGTACCTGCGCCTGCCGGGCCTGCGTTTCGACACCGAGCCGGTGCCGTCGATGCTGGTGCGCCTGGGCTCGGACAGCGACCAGGTCGCGCAGGCCGCGGTCGACGCGATGAAGGTCATGCTGCAGCAGAGCTTCCAGGCCATCGCGCTGCTGGGCGCGATGCTGTACGCGAGTTGGCAGGTGACCCTGGCGGTGCTGCTGATGGCGCCGCCGCTGGCGTTCGTGATGGACAAGATCGGCCGCCGCTACCGCCGCATTAGCCATCGCATCCAGGAAAGCGCGGGCGCGTTACTGCAATCGGCCGACCAGGCCCTGGGCAACCATCAGGAGGTCAAGGTCTACGGCGCGCAGGAGGTCGAACTCGACCGCTACCGTTCCATCGCCGACAACCACCTCAAGCTGAGCATGAAGGTGGAGTCCACGCGCAGCATCGCCTCGGGCATGGTGCAGCTGATGGGCGCCGCCGGTCTGGCGCTGCTGGTGTTCGTGGCCGGCCGCGAGGCCCTGGCCGGGCGCCTGGACGCGGGCAAGTTCGTGACCCTGATGACCTCGATGATCGCGATCATCCCGGCCCTGCGCCAGCTCACCAACGTGCAGAACATGCTGCAGCGGGGCGTGGCCTCGGCCGAGCGCTTGTTCACCGTGCTCGACGCCGACGACGAACCCGACACCGGTACCCGCGCGCTGCCGCGCGCGCGCGGCGAGATCGAATTCCGCGACGTGGTCGCGCGCTACCCGGGCCAGCAGGAGCCGGCGCTGGCCGACATCAGTTTCACCGCCACGCCCGGCACGGTCACCGCCATCATCGGCCGTTCCGGCAGCGGCAAGTCGACCCTGATCAAGCTGATTCCGCGCTTCTACGAGCCCGAATCCGGCCAGATCCTGCTCGACGGCCACCCGCTGCAGGACTACCGCCTGCGCGACCTGCGCCGGCAGATCGCCCTGGTCGGCCAGCAGGTGATGCTGTTCGACGGCACCGTCGCGGCCAACGTCGCCTACGGCGAGCTGCAGCAGGCGCCGCCGGAAGGCCTGGAGCAGGCGGTGCGCGGCGCCAACGCGATGGAGTTCGTCGAGCGCCTGCCCGAGGGCGTGCAGACCCACATCGGCGCCAACGGCGGACGTTTGTCCGGCGGCCAACGCCAGCGCCTGGCGATCGCGCGCGCCATGCTCAAGGATGCGCCCATCCTGATCCTGGACGAGGCCACCGCCGCGTTGGACACCGAATCCGAACGCCTGGTGCAGGACGCGCTGGAACGCCTGATGCCCGACCGCACCACACTGGTGATCGCGCACCGCCTGTCGACCATCGAACACGCCGACCAGGTGCTGGTGATGGACCAGGGCCGCATCGTCGAGCGCGGCAATCACGCGCAGTTGCTGGCGCAGGGCGGGCTGTACGCGCACCTGCACCGCATGCAGTTCCGCGAGGCGGAGTAGGGCATGGCCGGCGGTTCCCACGAACGCCGCGTGCGCCTGCCGGCGTATTGGTACGGCGACGTCGCGGTGCCGATCGGCGCGCGCCTGCTGTCGGCCCTTTACGGCAGCGTCACCGGCCTGCGTCGCGGCCTGTACCTGAAGGGCTGGCTGCGCCGACGCCATCCGGGCGTGCCGGTGATCGTGGTCGGCAACATCACTGCCGGCGGCGCCGGCAAGACCCCGATGACCATCGCCCTGGTCGAGCGCCTGCGCTCCGAGGGCTGGACGCCGGGCGTGGCCAGCCGCGGCTACGGACGCGAGAAGGGCGCGCCGCCGATGTGGGTCGAAGGCAGCACCGATCCGGCCGTCGGCGGCGACGAGCCGGTGCTGATCGCCGCGCGCACCGGCGTCAAGCTGCGCGTGGACCGCGACCGCCACGCCGCCGCGCGCGCGCTGGCCGAGGCCGGTTGCGACGTGGTGATCTGCGACGACGGCCTGCAGCACTACCGGCTCGCGCGCGACATCGAAATCGAAGTGGTCGACGGCCGCCGCCGTTACGGCAACGGCCAGTTGCTGCCGGCCGGGCCTTTGCGCGAGCTGCCCGAGCGCGCCGCGCGCTGCGACTTCCGCGTCGTCAACGGCGGCGAAACCGGCTTCGGCGAATGGCCGATGCGCCTGGTCGCCGACCAGGTGCAGCCGGTGCTGGGCGGACGTGGGCGCAAGCTCAGCGCCTATTCCGGCCAACGCGTGCACGCGGTGGCCGGTATCGGCGATCCCGAACGCTTCTTCACCATGCTGCGCGGCTTCGGTATCGCCGTGGTCCCGCATGCGTTTGCGGACCACCACCGCTACCGCGCGGCCGATTTCGAGTTCGGCAGCCAGTTGCCGGTGCTGATGACCGAGAAGGACGCGGTCAAGCTGGCCGGCGTCGGCGAGGGCTCCTTCGTCACCGAGCAATACTTCAGCGTGCCGGTACGCACCGAACTGCCGGAAGCGTTTTGGGTCTCGCTGCTGGCCAAGCTGGCGCCCCTGCGCCGCAGCTAAGCCGCGCGGCGATCGCATGCTCGCCCTTTAGCGTGCCGCTCGGTCGGGGCGGATGTCGCGCACACGAACCTGCGATGCTCGCGCCGCTGCTTCCTGCGGGGCGGCGTGAGCCGCGATCGCGCACGGTCCGACCCGGGTCGACGACCACCGCCCTCGCGCGCCGTCCGCAGCCGACGTCGTACCATGGTTCGGCGTCGCCGCCCCGACGCTCCGCGTCACGCGGAAACACCGATACCGTCGCGGCCGCGCCGCGCACCGCTGGAGCCAGGCATGTCCCAGGATTTCGTCGTCGCCATCCCCGCCCGTTACGCCGCCACGCGCCTGCCCGGCAAGCCGCTGCGCCTGCTCGCCGGCGAACCGCTGGTGCTGCACGTCGCGCGCCGCGCACTGGCCGCCGGCGCGCGCGAGGTCTGGGTGGCGGCCGACGACGCGCGCATCGCCGACGCCCTGCGCGACAGCGGCGTGCAGGTGGCGATGACCTCCACCGAACATGCCTCCGGCACCGACCGCCTGGCCGAATGCGCGCGCATCGCCGGCTGGTCCGACGACACCGTGGTGGTGAACCTGCAGGGCGACGAGCCGTTCGCGCCGGCCGCCGGCGTGCGCGCCTGCGCGCAGGCCCTGCGCGACAGCGGCGCCGACATGTCGACCCTGGCCGCGCCGGTGACCGAGGTCGAGACCCTGCTGGACCCCAATGCGGTCAAGCTGGTGCGTGCCGCCAACGGCGACGCGCTCTACTTCAGCCGCGCGCCGATCCCCTGGCCGCGCGACGCCTTCGCGCAGGACCGCGGCCGCATGCCGGAACAAGGGCAATGGCTGCGCCATATCGGCATCTACGGTTACCGGGCCGGCTTCCTGCAGCGTTTCGCCGCGATGCCGCCCGGGCGGCTAGAACAGATCGAATCCCTGGAGCAACTGCGTGTGCTGGAAGCCGGTCATCGCATCGCGGTCGCGCTCACGCCCGAGCCGTTCCCGCCCGGCGTCGATACGCCACAGGATCTGGAACGCGCGCAGGCGCGCCTGGCGCAGGGCGCCTGAGCATGCGCGTGCTGATGGTCTGCCTGGGCAATATCTGCCGCTCGCCGGTGGCCGAGGGCGTGCTGCGCGCGCGCCTGGCCTCGTCCACCCTGGCCGGCCGCATCGAAGTGGATTCGGCCGGCACCGGCGACTGGCACGTCGGCCAGCCGCCGGACCGCCGCGCGATCGCCAACGCCGCCGGGCACGGCATCGACATCGGCGGCTTGCGCGCCCGGCAACTGCAGGCGTCGGATTACCGCGATTTCGACTGGCTGCTGTGCGCCGACCGCGCCAACCTGCGCGACGTACGGGCGCGCGCGCCGCACGATGCGCGCGCGCAGGCCGCGCTGCTGCTGGAGTGGAGCGGGGTGGAGCCGCAGGGCGAGGTGCCCGATCCCTACACCGGCGGGCCGGCCCAGTTCGAGCACGTGTTCCATCTGCTCGACCGCGCCGCCGACGGCGCGATCGCGCGCCTGCGCCACGAACTGAACGAGCGCGGCCGCTGAGGCCCGCCAGCGCGCGCATCCGGTACCGGTCCGGCCGCTTGCCTTCGCGCATAATCGGCCCAATCCAATAGCTGGCCCCCGCCAGTAGCCGATGTCAGCGAACGTGATCCCCCGCCGCCCGCCCGTCGTACCGCCCGCGCCGCGCCGCTCGAACGCGCGCGGCGTCGCCCGCGCGCGCGCAGGAACCGCGATGGAGCGGGGCGCATGACCGCCGCGCCGCCGCCGTTCGACGGCAAATCCTTCGTCAAGGCCCTGAGCACCGCGCCCGGCGTGTACCGCATGATCGGCGCCGACGACGGCGTGCTCTACGTCGGCAAGGCCGGCGCGCTCAAGAACCGCGTCTCCAGCTATTTCAACGCCACGCCCAAGTCGGCGCGCATCCTATCCATGCTCGCCCAGACCGCGCGCATGGAGGTCACGGTCACCCGCACCGAGGCCGAAGCGCTGATCCTGGAAAACCAGCTGATCAAGTCGCTCAAGCCGCGCTACAACGTGCTGCTGCGCGACGACAAGAGCTACCCCTACGTGCTGATGACCCAGGAAGCCTGGCCGCGCATCGCCATGCACCGCGGTCCGCGCGCGATCCCCGGACGCTACTTCGGCCCCTACGCCAGCGTCGGCGCGGTGCGCGACAGCCTCAACCTGATGCACAAGCTGTTCCGTCTGCGCAGCTGCGAGGACAGCGTGTTCCGCAACCGCTCGCGGCCCTGCCTGCAGCACCAGATCGGCCGTTGCAGCGCGCCCTGCGTGGGCCTGGTCGCCGCCCGCGACTACGCCGAGAGCGTGCGCCGCGCCGGTTTGCTGCTGGACGGCCGCAGCGACGAGCTCACCGACGAACTCGGCCGCGCCATGGAGGCCGCCAGCGCGCGCCTGGACTTCGAGGAAGCCGCGCGCATGCGCGACCTGGTGACCTCGATCCGCACCCTGCAGGCGCGCCAGTACGTCGACGGCCGCGCCGCCGACCTGGACGTGCTGGCCGTGGCGATGCAGGGCGTGGCCGCCTGCGTGCTGTTGCTGGCCTTCCGCGACGGCCGCAACCTGGGCACGCGCGCCTTCTATCCCAAGACCAACGGCAGCGACAATCCCGAGGAAGTGCTGGCCGCGTTCGTGTCGCAGTACTACGCCGAGCAGACCCCGCCGCGCGAGATCGTGCTGGACCGCGACATCCCCGACCGCGAACTGCTGGAACAGGCCTTCTCGGCCGCCGGCGAGCGCAAGGTGCAGATCCGCAGCAACGTGCGCGGCGAGCGCGCCGGTTACCTGGATCTGGCGCGCCGCAACGCCGAGCTGTCGCTGGCCGCCGAGCGCACCAGCCATGCCGCCCAGCATGCGCGCGCCGAGGCCCTGCGCGAGATGCTGGGCATGGCCGCGATTCCCGCGCGCATCGAATGCTTCGACATCAGCCACACCATGGGCGAGGCCACGGTGGCCTCGTGCGTGGTGTTCGACGCCGAGGGCCCGGTGCGCGGCCAGTACCGGCGCTATAACATCGCCGGCATCGTCGAAGGCGACGACTACGCGGCCATGAACCAGGCCATCGAGCGGCGCTTCCGCCGCGCCGTCGAAGAGAACGGCGTGGTGCCCGACGTGCTGCTGATCGACGGCGGCGCGGGGCAGGTGGCGCAGGCGCGCGCGGCCCTGACCGAACTCGGGGTCGAGGGCGTGATCCTGGTCGGCGTGGCCAAGGGCCCGGCGCGCCGGCCCGGCGACGAGGAACTGCTGCTGCCCGACGGCCGCGTGCTGCATCCCGGCGCCGAATCGCCGGCCCTGCAGCTGGTCCAGCAGGTGCGCGACGAAGCCCACCGCTTCGCCATCACCGGCCACCGCGGACGGCGCCAGAAGGCGCGCAACAGCAGCCGCCTGGAGGACATCCCGGGCATCGGCCCGCGCCGCCGCGCCAGCCTGCTGCGCCATTTCGGCGGCCTGGGCGGCCTGAAAGCGGCCGGCGTCGAGGAAATTTCGCGGGTCGAGGGCGTGAATGCCGCCCTCGCCGAGCGCATCTATGCGACCCTGCACGGGCTGGAGACGCCGGACCCCGGCGCCCCGGCCAAGGCCAACCCGAAAGCGGCCAACGGCGGCACGCGGAGCGAAGGATGAAGTTGACGATACCCACCATGCTCACCCTGGCGCGGATCGTGCTGATCCCGGTGCTGGTGGTGGTCTTCTACCTGCCGTTCCAGTGGACCAATTTCGCCGCGGCCTTCATCTTCGCCTTCGCCTCGGTCACCGATTGGCTCGATGGCTGGATCGCGCGCCGCTACAACCAGTACTCGGCGTTCGGCGCCTTCCTCGATCCGGTCGCCGACAAACTCATGGTGGCGGTGGCGCTGCTGCTGATCGTGCAGAAGCATCCGACGGTGTGGATGACGCTGTGGGCGGCGGTGATCGTGGGCCGCGAGATCGCGGTGTCGGCGCTGCGCGAATGGATGGCCGAACTGGGCCAGCGCGCGGCGGTGAAAGTCGCCTCGATCGGCAAGATCAAGACCATCGTGCAGATGGTCGCGTTGGTTTGCCTTTTGTAT includes:
- a CDS encoding MotA/TolQ/ExbB proton channel family protein, with the translated sequence MLELIKAGGWPMIPLLLLSAVALAIIIERLWTLRRKAVLPPELGKEVRAWAGRGKLDPAHIESLRATSPLGALLAAALDVRGRPRDEIRERIEDVGRHLVHRMERYLNTLGTISAAGPLLGLFGTVVGMIQMFLGILDHGIGDVNQLAGGIGKALVCTAAGMIVAIPALIAHRWFRGRIAEYIVAMEHEAIQLLDTLDTRTAVRPAAAAQPAPVQPQAAG
- the msbA gene encoding lipid A export permease/ATP-binding protein MsbA, whose product is MTAQVSPWQTYRRLLGFARPYGALLWLALFGMLIEAAAAGVFTTLMTPIINITFIEKEKSLSNLLPAAIVGLFLLRGIAGYLTDYNMAKAGRSIARDMRVNVLGKYLRLPGLRFDTEPVPSMLVRLGSDSDQVAQAAVDAMKVMLQQSFQAIALLGAMLYASWQVTLAVLLMAPPLAFVMDKIGRRYRRISHRIQESAGALLQSADQALGNHQEVKVYGAQEVELDRYRSIADNHLKLSMKVESTRSIASGMVQLMGAAGLALLVFVAGREALAGRLDAGKFVTLMTSMIAIIPALRQLTNVQNMLQRGVASAERLFTVLDADDEPDTGTRALPRARGEIEFRDVVARYPGQQEPALADISFTATPGTVTAIIGRSGSGKSTLIKLIPRFYEPESGQILLDGHPLQDYRLRDLRRQIALVGQQVMLFDGTVAANVAYGELQQAPPEGLEQAVRGANAMEFVERLPEGVQTHIGANGGRLSGGQRQRLAIARAMLKDAPILILDEATAALDTESERLVQDALERLMPDRTTLVIAHRLSTIEHADQVLVMDQGRIVERGNHAQLLAQGGLYAHLHRMQFREAE
- the lpxK gene encoding tetraacyldisaccharide 4'-kinase — protein: MAGGSHERRVRLPAYWYGDVAVPIGARLLSALYGSVTGLRRGLYLKGWLRRRHPGVPVIVVGNITAGGAGKTPMTIALVERLRSEGWTPGVASRGYGREKGAPPMWVEGSTDPAVGGDEPVLIAARTGVKLRVDRDRHAAARALAEAGCDVVICDDGLQHYRLARDIEIEVVDGRRRYGNGQLLPAGPLRELPERAARCDFRVVNGGETGFGEWPMRLVADQVQPVLGGRGRKLSAYSGQRVHAVAGIGDPERFFTMLRGFGIAVVPHAFADHHRYRAADFEFGSQLPVLMTEKDAVKLAGVGEGSFVTEQYFSVPVRTELPEAFWVSLLAKLAPLRRS
- a CDS encoding low molecular weight protein-tyrosine-phosphatase codes for the protein MRVLMVCLGNICRSPVAEGVLRARLASSTLAGRIEVDSAGTGDWHVGQPPDRRAIANAAGHGIDIGGLRARQLQASDYRDFDWLLCADRANLRDVRARAPHDARAQAALLLEWSGVEPQGEVPDPYTGGPAQFEHVFHLLDRAADGAIARLRHELNERGR
- a CDS encoding GFA family protein, whose translation is MPQTYRGSCHCGRVSFELEGELKYAIECNCSICRRKGALWHGTADANLRILSDESDLQLYQFNTMTAKHYSCRHCGISPFSRPRLDPSVWVVNIRCLDGVDLASLPVHTFDGEHWEEAARALRGG
- a CDS encoding ComEC/Rec2 family competence protein — encoded protein: MAALGPAVAVGLLAGVSCGLAAPSLPPLWALLAGLAFGLLGWLRSRGLGRWLGAVAFGAAWAGLHATYALSLQLPPQWERKQATVSGRIVELPVHEVRRTRFAFRVDGDVGQPEPLRGRLLRLSWYGEDRQQRSVLRAGQRWQWRLRMRAPRGLRNPGAPDAEKYALMQGLSANGYLVAVDQARLLAPPSGLEALRERLSDRIQAAVAASSSRYVRALALGDTRALDERDWEVLRANGLTHLIAISGFHVGLVAGFFALVARGVWRLWPALARRWPRPVAAALAATLGALAYAALAGFALPTVRTLLMIVVVAGVRTTRRPFAGAGALALAAIAVLLVDPLALLGAGFWLSFLGVAWLLWCLPRAGPRPSLLREFLSAQGVATLGLLPACAVLFGQASLAGPFANLVAVPWWSLVVVPLALIGTGLDLVWTGAGEGAWRLAASCFDLSWPLFERLAGSGLALWWLPEAAWYALPLALLGAFWLLLPHGVPGKPLALLLWLPLLWPDRHLPGPGEAELTVIDVGQGLSVHVRTARHDLLYDFGPATADGYDAGERAVVPTLHALGVRSLDRLVVSHADNDHAGGLEAVARVFPSGDRRAPDGAGIALARACVAGQAWTWDGVRFRFLHPSPHFPYLRNESSCVLRIETRHGAVLLTGDIGEVVERDLVRRDRERGRRDLHADVVLVAHHGSRGSSDPAFVAATGARHALISSGYGNRYGHPKPQVVARWRAAGATVWDTARGGALRLRLGAAGLRLETRRQAHPRLWDAARRVEAAPAGLSYRPD
- a CDS encoding biopolymer transporter ExbD yields the protein MRIRDHRADDEPEINLVPLIDVILVLIIFFVVTATFDARSVLKLELPRASGEPVSDASKALIVLVNADGRYFVDDREVLRDDLESLKTTIAEVAGSDRDRQVMLRADARTPYQAVVTVYDALGQLGFRRIMSATAPPAGAAPAEGKR
- the kdsB gene encoding 3-deoxy-manno-octulosonate cytidylyltransferase — its product is MSQDFVVAIPARYAATRLPGKPLRLLAGEPLVLHVARRALAAGAREVWVAADDARIADALRDSGVQVAMTSTEHASGTDRLAECARIAGWSDDTVVVNLQGDEPFAPAAGVRACAQALRDSGADMSTLAAPVTEVETLLDPNAVKLVRAANGDALYFSRAPIPWPRDAFAQDRGRMPEQGQWLRHIGIYGYRAGFLQRFAAMPPGRLEQIESLEQLRVLEAGHRIAVALTPEPFPPGVDTPQDLERAQARLAQGA